One Pseudomonadota bacterium genomic window carries:
- a CDS encoding response regulator codes for MYEFSVLIVDDEKEFLDTLLKRLLKRKVKASGVYSGEEALTILKESPPDLVVLDVKMQGMDGIQTLREIKKIKPLVEVVMLTGHANVEVAVEGMELGAFDYLMKPTDVDELLYKLEDAYKRKKIQEGKITRLEENRGKSESY; via the coding sequence GTGTACGAATTCAGCGTTCTTATAGTAGATGATGAAAAAGAGTTTTTAGACACATTGTTAAAAAGGTTGTTAAAGAGAAAGGTAAAGGCAAGTGGAGTATATAGCGGAGAAGAGGCACTTACAATTTTAAAAGAGTCTCCACCGGATCTTGTTGTTCTGGATGTAAAAATGCAGGGCATGGACGGCATACAGACATTAAGAGAAATTAAAAAGATAAAGCCCCTTGTTGAAGTAGTTATGCTGACGGGGCATGCGAACGTTGAGGTTGCTGTTGAGGGAATGGAACTTGGAGCTTTTGACTATCTGATGAAACCAACCGATGTTGATGAATTGCTATATAAGCTCGAAGACGCCTATAAAAGAAAAAAAATTCAGGAAGGAAAAATAACCCGCCTTGAAGAAAATAGGGGTAAATCCGAAAGTTACTGA
- a CDS encoding response regulator produces MAERKQSINAEPDKNNDPIKVLFVDDEKDFVNVIAKRLSKRNFDVTKAFSGTEALRAMRKTDFDVAVLDLKMEDMDGIEVLKIFGKMTPELPVIILTGHGSEAASEEAVNYGAAEYLTKPCDFEDLFNKIIQVCSKAGGN; encoded by the coding sequence ATGGCGGAAAGAAAACAAAGCATAAATGCAGAACCCGATAAAAATAATGACCCTATCAAGGTATTGTTTGTGGATGATGAAAAAGACTTTGTCAATGTTATTGCCAAAAGACTTTCAAAAAGAAATTTTGATGTAACAAAAGCTTTTTCAGGAACAGAAGCGCTCAGGGCTATGCGAAAAACCGATTTTGATGTAGCGGTTCTTGATCTTAAGATGGAAGATATGGATGGAATCGAGGTTTTGAAAATTTTCGGGAAAATGACTCCGGAACTTCCGGTAATAATACTGACAGGACACGGATCGGAGGCTGCGTCGGAAGAAGCTGTTAATTACGGCGCTGCTGAATATCTCACAAAGCCGTGTGATTTTGAAGATTTGTTTAATAAGATCATACAGGTTTGCTCAAAGGCAGGAGGCAATTAA